The Bradyrhizobium sp. WSM471 genome includes the window ATGGATCTGGCCATCGCTGCCGCCGAACGATCTTTCCAGACGTGGCGAGGACTATTGCCGACCCAGCGCGGAGCGTTTCTTCGGTCTTGGGCGTCATTGATGAACGAGCACTCAGAAGAGCTTGCTATCCTGATTACGAGCGAGCAGGGAAAGCCACTCGATGAGGCGCGCTACGAGATTAAGTACAGTGCTGGCTTTCTTGAGTGGTTTGCGGCCGAGGGCGAGCGTGCATACGGCGAGACGATTCCCAGTCATAAAGATGGAAGTCTGCTTCAAGTCAGAATGCAGCCCATCGGTGCCGCTGCGGCGATCACGCCATGGAATTTTCCGGTCGCTATGATCACCCGAAAGGCGGGTGCGGCTCTTGCGGCCGGTTGTCCGATAATTGTAAAGCCTGCTCCGGAGACGCCGCTTTCTGCTCTCGCCTTGGCTCGGTTGGCCGAAGAGGCTGGCGTGCCGCGCGGCGTACTCCAGGTGCTCGTTGGCGATCCAGTCGATCTCTCGACTCCGCTTTTGCGTGATCCAAGAATACGCGCTCTCTCGTTTACAGGGTCGACCGAAGTTGGACGTCTGCTTCTTGGGGGCAGCGCGCAGACGGTGAAAAAGGTCTCGCTCGAGCTCGGAGGGCATGCCCCGTTCCTCATCTTTGATGACGTTGATCTTGACAAGGCCGTCAAAGGCGTGATGGCCGCAAAATTTGCGACTTCCGGTCAGGACTGCCTAGCGGCTAACCGCATCTATGTGCAAAGGGGTCTCTACGCTGCTTTTGTCGAGGCGCTTGGTAGGACGGTGGCGCAACTCAGGGTCGGCCATGGTCTGGAACCGGCCACTGAAATTGGTCCGATGACTAAGTTGTCGGTCGCCAACAAGTGTAGGGCACAAATCGACGATGCAGTGAAGAGGGGCGCGCGAGCTATTTCCGCAACCCGCGGAGTTGCTATGGGACCGAATTTCGTTCCGCCGACGTTGCTAAGTGATGTCACCGAAGACATGCTGATTGCACGTGAGGAAACATTTGGGCCTGTAGCTGCTGTGCTTCCGTTCGACTCTGAGGAAGAGGTCATCGCCCGAGCCAATGCCAGCGAAATGGGTTTGGCGGCGTACATTTACACCGATAGCTTGCGTCGCGCGCTCCGGCTTTCAGAGCAGATCGAGTACGGCATGGTCGGCGTCAATACGGCTTCATTCACAGGGCCTCCTATTCCGTTCGGAGGTTGGAAACAGTCTGGGCTCGGTCGCGAAGGGTCGCGGCACGGATTGGCGGAGTATATGGAGCTGAAATATGTCTGCTTTGGCGATTTGGCGGCTTAGGGAGAAGCGATATGGTAGACATTAAGACCATCTCCGAACGAGACCGGGCGAGTGTTTTGCATCCTTTCACGCAGCTGAAGGATTTCGCTAGCGGCAAAAGTGGCGATCCCACGATCGTTACAGGAGGGAAAGGTATTCGAATCGAAGACGCCCAGGGGCGCACCTACATAGACGGCTTTGCCGGCCTCTACTGTGTAAATATCGGCTACGGTCGCACCGAGGTGGCCGAGGCAATTGCGCGACAGGCCTACAAGCTGGCATACTATCACACGTACGCGGCCCACACGACCGAAGAGCTCGCCATTTTGTCAGATCGTCTCGTGCGCATGGCACCTGGCAAGCCCAGCAAAGTGTTCTTCGGGTTATCCGGCTCGGATGCTAATGAAACCCAAGCCAAGCTCGTCTGGTACTACAACAATCTACGTGGTCAGCCCAAGAAGAAGAAGATCATCTCGCGCGAACGAGGCTATCATGGCTGTTCGGTAGTCTCCGGCTCGATGACCGGCATGTCGTTCTACCATGATCACATGGATCTCCCCTTTGCCGGGATTCTGCATACGGGCGCCCCGCACCATTATTGGGGCGCAGAGCCAGGTGAGACAGAGGACTCCTTTTCTCGGCGCCGTGCAGCGGAGCTTGAAGCACTGATCCTGCGAGAGGGGCCGGAAACGATCGGCGCATTCATTGCCGAGCCGGTGCTGGGTACGGGGGGCATCACACCGCCCCCGACCGGTTATTGGCGTGAAATTCAGGCCGTGCTCAGGCGCTACGACATTCTTCTCATCGCCGACGAGGTAATTTGTGGATTTGGCCGAACCGGCGCCGATTTCGGGAGCACGCTGTACGAGATCGAGCCAGACTTGGTTACGGTCGCCAAAGGCCTGACTTCCGGCTATGTGCCGCTCTCGGGAGCCATCGTTGGCGAGAGAGTTTACGCTGTCATGGAGGAAGCTGCGGAACGAGTAGGGGCATTCTCGCATGGGTACACCTATTCGGGCCATCCGATTGCGGCAGCAGCTGCCAATGCAGTGCTTGATATCGTCCAGAAGGAACAACTAAGCGAGCGCGCCAGGATCGTCGGCTCGCATTTCCAGAAGCGACTCAAGGAACGATTCGCTCAGCTCGAGATCGTCGGGGAAGTTCGTGGGGTGGGCTTACTTGGCGCCGTTGAGTTCGTTGCAGATCGCCAGACGAAAAGACGATTTGACCCGCACCACAAAGTAGGAGCACGCATTTCGAAAGCTGCCCGTGATCGGGGGCTAATTGCGCGAGCGATGCCACACGGAGACATTCTTGGTTTTGCACCACCTCTAGTCGTATCCGAAGCTGAGATAGACGAGATTGTTGATCTAGCGTATCGAGCGACCAAGCAGGTTATGGACGAACTCGCCAAGGAATCTGCTGCTTGAAAGACTCTCGTTACGTCGCGCCCGAGACGGCTAACTCGTAAGCCATGTTCGACGGCCCCGCGACGCCCCAACTGACAGACTTTCGTTCAGGCCGATACTGCTCTCGTCCAGCGGGCCTGAAGTTGCATTGAATGTCGCTTGGAGAGACAAATCAGGCGCGTCCACAAGCTGCCCAATTTCCTCTCTCAGGAACTAACCATGGATGCCATCAAGATCGATGGAAAAGCTATTGCTGAGGCTATTCGGGCTCGTGTCACGCAGAATGTGGCATTGCTGCAATCCAGGTGTGATGTCACCCCTGGTTTGGCTGTGGTGCTAGTCGGTACAGATCCGGCGAGTTCGATTTATGTAAAGACCAAGGCAAGACAGGCGCAGGCGGTAGGCTTCAACTCGCAACAACTGGTGCTGCCGAGTCATATTGGTGAAGACGAGCTGTTGAAATTAATCCAGGAGCTTAACGCCAACGATTCCATCGATGGCATACTCGTTCAGCTTCCGCTCCCCGGCCATATCGACCACTGGCGCGTCCTAGAAGCCATTGATCCGGCCAAGGATGTCGATGGCTTTCATCCGTATAACATTGGAAGACTATCAGCGGGTCGGCCCGCTCTCGCCCCTTGCACTCCGCTCGGTGTTGTTCATCTTATTAAGACCGTTGTCAGCGATTTAAATGGAATGGACGTTGTTGTCATCGGTCGCTCGAATGTCGTTGGAAAGCCCCTGGCGCTTTTGCTTGGCGATGCTGGATGCACAGTTACAGGTGCACAACTCCAGACGCGAAACCTACCCGATCTCTGTCGAAGGGCCGACATTGTCGTCGCCGCCGCCGGGTGCGCGGGACTGGTTCGGGGCGATTGGCTTAAACCAGGCGCAATCGTCATTGATGTAGGTATCAACCGTACAATCGATTCGAACGGCACTGCCAGACTTATTGGAGATGTCGCTTTCGTCGAAGCGAGTAAGCGCGCAAGCTACATAACCCCAGTGCCCGGGGGCGTTGGGCCTATGACTGTCGCTTACTTGCTCGCGAACACCATCACTGCGGCAGTTTCGCGCAGAGGACTGTCCCTGCTGACGAATGCTGGGGGTTTTACATTCGACCAGCCCGAGCTGGAGAATCGGCCGGCGACAATCAACCCGCACCGGGAATCACGTAGGGTGCTGGACATCACCGCCGGTTGACGGCGCTTTAGGCAATCGCTTCTGAATGCGAAGGTTCATGAAGCGAATCCCCTTGTCACTGGCGCGGCACAGATGCTCTCGGTCGGCGATAAGGGCTAATGCCCAATCCGCGTTCCAATATGTTCGCCCTCAACTTCGCAGGAAAGCTTCATCTTTACCAGACAGAGCGCGCAATTTATGCGCAAAAGGAGCAATTTTGGTTATATTCGAGCGGATCGCCCGATACTATTTCCACGAAATAGATCAAAGCGGCGGAGTCGCGCGGATCTCATTAGCGAAGCCGGGGGCGTTCGCCGCATGCTGCGGCGGCGAACTTCGCTCGAAATTGCTCCGGACTGAGGCGCAAGGAAATGAGCAAAGAGGCTTGGAGCGAGTTGCGTACAAACCGACCAGTGATCTTCTGCTCGAGAACGGCTCAATACTTAAATTGGAGGCCCATTCTCCACGGTATTGAAGGCCAACGTAAAGACTGAGGGACAACCACTCATCATCTGTTGAGGGGAACAAAAGAGAGGAGATCCGGCAATGAAAAGACGAGCATTTTTGAGATTTGCTACTACGGCTGCCGCTGGCGTGCTGGCCGCTCCCTACGTCCAGGCTCAGACGAAAAAATTCGCCAATGTTACGTTGCGCGTGAACGGATTCGGCGGCGCGTTCGACGAAGCTCTTAGAAAAGGCGTGGCCGGGCCGCTAGAAGAAAAGTACGGGCTAAAAGTCCAATTTACCGCTGGCGCGACGCAAGCAGACCTCGTCAAACTGATCGCGAATAAGAGCAGCCCGCCGTACGACTTGTTTATGTGCGACAGCTCTTACGTCGTCGAGCTTCTTAAGGCCGACATCGTCGAAGAAATCAAGGTGTCAGACGTTCCCAACATCAAACGTGTTCTTCCGGGGTTTCGCGAATTCGGTGACTATGGTGTTCCGTTTAACGTTTCGTCCGTCGTACCGGTTTTCAATTCCAAATATATCAAGCGGCCTCT containing:
- a CDS encoding NAD-dependent succinate-semialdehyde dehydrogenase; amino-acid sequence: MIGIAARHLQNLRRRDFLAGNALIDGRWIASDERDSVVDPATGEGIAEVVRCNPTHMDLAIAAAERSFQTWRGLLPTQRGAFLRSWASLMNEHSEELAILITSEQGKPLDEARYEIKYSAGFLEWFAAEGERAYGETIPSHKDGSLLQVRMQPIGAAAAITPWNFPVAMITRKAGAALAAGCPIIVKPAPETPLSALALARLAEEAGVPRGVLQVLVGDPVDLSTPLLRDPRIRALSFTGSTEVGRLLLGGSAQTVKKVSLELGGHAPFLIFDDVDLDKAVKGVMAAKFATSGQDCLAANRIYVQRGLYAAFVEALGRTVAQLRVGHGLEPATEIGPMTKLSVANKCRAQIDDAVKRGARAISATRGVAMGPNFVPPTLLSDVTEDMLIAREETFGPVAAVLPFDSEEEVIARANASEMGLAAYIYTDSLRRALRLSEQIEYGMVGVNTASFTGPPIPFGGWKQSGLGREGSRHGLAEYMELKYVCFGDLAA
- the folD gene encoding bifunctional methylenetetrahydrofolate dehydrogenase/methenyltetrahydrofolate cyclohydrolase FolD: MDAIKIDGKAIAEAIRARVTQNVALLQSRCDVTPGLAVVLVGTDPASSIYVKTKARQAQAVGFNSQQLVLPSHIGEDELLKLIQELNANDSIDGILVQLPLPGHIDHWRVLEAIDPAKDVDGFHPYNIGRLSAGRPALAPCTPLGVVHLIKTVVSDLNGMDVVVIGRSNVVGKPLALLLGDAGCTVTGAQLQTRNLPDLCRRADIVVAAAGCAGLVRGDWLKPGAIVIDVGINRTIDSNGTARLIGDVAFVEASKRASYITPVPGGVGPMTVAYLLANTITAAVSRRGLSLLTNAGGFTFDQPELENRPATINPHRESRRVLDITAG
- a CDS encoding aminotransferase; its protein translation is MVDIKTISERDRASVLHPFTQLKDFASGKSGDPTIVTGGKGIRIEDAQGRTYIDGFAGLYCVNIGYGRTEVAEAIARQAYKLAYYHTYAAHTTEELAILSDRLVRMAPGKPSKVFFGLSGSDANETQAKLVWYYNNLRGQPKKKKIISRERGYHGCSVVSGSMTGMSFYHDHMDLPFAGILHTGAPHHYWGAEPGETEDSFSRRRAAELEALILREGPETIGAFIAEPVLGTGGITPPPTGYWREIQAVLRRYDILLIADEVICGFGRTGADFGSTLYEIEPDLVTVAKGLTSGYVPLSGAIVGERVYAVMEEAAERVGAFSHGYTYSGHPIAAAAANAVLDIVQKEQLSERARIVGSHFQKRLKERFAQLEIVGEVRGVGLLGAVEFVADRQTKRRFDPHHKVGARISKAARDRGLIARAMPHGDILGFAPPLVVSEAEIDEIVDLAYRATKQVMDELAKESAA